A stretch of Motacilla alba alba isolate MOTALB_02 chromosome 18, Motacilla_alba_V1.0_pri, whole genome shotgun sequence DNA encodes these proteins:
- the TRIM65 gene encoding tripartite motif-containing protein 65 → MASPMSQKLEEKLVCSICLELFRVPVTLPCGHNFCKSCISDHWDKQRQAPAGADASYTCPECRRGFERRPQLEKNVTLHSVVELARDSEERGSAPARCEAAPAELCRQHGRPLELYCEDERRCICCICTVRDCRRHRRVLFEEERAKKQTFLKESLEKAQEESERIELAMKELEMQTESIKDCSELKDGIQSKFTHLKKALEDFRCQTVARIEQEQRAALERVDKNWNVCRDRLDVLGQHRERAQSLLACPDHRTFLQEFPLLPPLESPEVLVPVEFDVAAVIKPISEILTSISRLLLEDLPGSVAPKAPSPADQGPVHPQELAEKAVAPLPKCQLRAELLKDHRNLTFDPETANKYLELSKGAHKAKHRPGTVPGQGQGPRFEPWQVLCTQGYGPGHHYWEVKISSHSVILGVTYRGLPQEQQQGHRFNIGLDGGSWGLQVREDCYLAWHKGRAQKIEEQLYKNLGVSLDYGKGLLSFYGLGERTKLIHSFHSVFTEPLYPVFWLCEGRVVTLCQRD, encoded by the exons ATGGCATCACCCATGTCgcagaagctggaggagaagctggTGTGCTCCATCTGCCTGGAGCTGTTCAGGGTGCCCGTCACCTTGCCCTGCGGCCACAACTTCTGCAAGAGCTGCATCAGCGACCACTGGGACAAGCAAAGGCAGGCGCCCGCCGGGGCCGACGCGAGCTACACCTGCCCCGAGTGCCGCCGGGGCTTCGAGCGGCGCCCGCAGCTGGAGAAGAATGTCACCCTGCACAGCGTGGTGGAGCTGGCCCGGGACAGCGAGGAGCGGGGCTCGGCCCCGGCTCGCTGCGAGGCGGCCCCGGCCGAGCTGTGCCGGCAGCACGGGCGGCCGCTGGAGCTGTACTGCGAGGACGAGCGGCGCTGCATCTGCTGCATCTGCACCGTCCGGGACTGCCGGCGGCACCGGCGGGTGCTCTTCGAGGAGGAGCGAGCCAAAAAGCAG ACCTTTTTAAAAGAATCCCTGGAAAAAGCCCAGGAGGAATCGGAGAGGATTGAGCTGGCAATGAAGGAGCTGGAGATGCAGACAGAGAGCATCAAG GACTGCTCTGAGCTCAAAGATGGGATCCAGAGCAAATTCACCCACCTGAAGAAAGCTCTGGAGGATTTCCGGTGTCAGACAGTGGCCAGGATTGAGCAAGAGCAGAGGGCAGCACTGGAGCGTGTAGACAAGAACTGGAACGTGTGTAGGGACCGCCTGGATGTCCTtggccagcacagggagagggctCAGAGCCTGCTGGCCTGCCCTGACCACAGGACCTTCCTGCAG GAGttccccctgctcccacctctgGAGAGCCCAGAGGTGCTGGTGCCTGTGGAGTTTGATGTGGCTGCTGTGATCAAGCCCATCTCTGAGATCCTCACCAGCatctccaggctcctgctggaggacctgcctggctctgtggcCCCCAAAGCCCCAAGCCCTGCTGACCAAG GCCCCGTGCatccccaggagctggcagagaagGCTGTGGCCCCTCTCCCCAAATGTCAGCTCCGAGCTGAGCTTCTGAAGG ACCACCGCAACCTGACCTTCGACCCCGAGACAGCCAACAAGTACCTGGAGCTGTCCAAAGGTGCCCACAAAGCCAAGCACCGTCCTGGCACggtccctgggcaggggcagggcccCCGCTTCGAGCCCTGGCAGGTGCTGTGCACACAGGGCTACGGCCCCGGCCACCACTACTGGGAGGTGAAGATCTCCAGCCACTCCGTCATCCTGGGGGTCACCTACCGGGGgctcccccaggagcagcagcagggccacagGTTCAACATCGGCCTGGACgggggctcctgggggctgcaggtgcGGGAGGATTGTTACCTGGCCTGGCACAAGGGCCGCGCCCAGAAAATCGAGGAGCAGCTCTACAAGAACCTGGGGGTCAGCCTGGATTATGGCAAGGGGCTCCTCTCCTTCTACGGCCTTGGGGAGAGGACAAAACTCATCCACTCCTTCCACAGTGTGTTCACTGAGCCCCTGTACCCCGTGTTTTGGCTGTGTGAGGGGCGAGTGGTGACGCTGTGCCAGAGGGACTGA
- the MRPL38 gene encoding 39S ribosomal protein L38, mitochondrial, translating to MAAPLLSAVLRGARGGRSFGTAAVLWKRAAPLGPMPNEDVDVGNLEVLPRYRSFARYLRQAERAGREPRWWNTYRQHTDPPAEPQTDIGLPRERLSRRKELKERKRILRENHQNAEMERAARLRTVLIPLDEVRAEWERTSGPFHKQRVAKHCGVFRDLFQGATFTPWVALRVQYSQEDEHLVPVYYGNMVTPSEASSPPAVSYEADKGSLWTLLLTNPDGHLRDADSEYLHWLVTNIPGSDIKAGKEMCHYLPPFPAMGTGYHRFIFLLFKQHGPIDFSQDARPTPCYSLKMRTFSTFDFYRKHKDAMTPAGLAFFQCQWDSSVTSTFHQLLNMREPVFEFVRPPPYHPPQVKFPRHQPLRYLDRYRDTEEPTYGIY from the exons ATGGCGGCGCCCTTGCTGAGCGCGGTGCTTCGCGGGGCCCGCGGCGGCCGGAGCTTCGGAACGGCCG CCGTGCTCTGGAAGAGGGCAGCCCCGCTGGGGCCCATGCCCAACGAGGACGTGGACGTGGGGAACCTGGAGGTGCTGCCGAGGTACCGGAGCTTCGCGCGCTACCTGCGGCAGGCGGAACGGGCGGGCCGGGAGCCGCGCTGGTGGAACACCTACCGCCAGCACACCGACCCCCCCGCAG AGCCTCAGACAGACATTGGCCTGCCACGTGAGAGGCTGTCCCGGAGAAAGGAGctcaaggaaagaaagaggatccTGAGGGAGAACCACCAAAATGCTGAGATGGAACGAGCGGCACGGCTCCGGACCG TGCTCATTCCCCTCGACGAGGTCAGGGCTGAGTGGGAGAGGACCAGTGGCCCGTTCCACAAGCAGCGCGTGGCCAAGCACTGCGGAGTGTTCCGGGACCTGTTCCAGGGGGCCACCTTCACCCCCTGGGTGGCCCTGAGGGTGCAGTACAGCCAGGAGGACGAGCACCTCGTGCCAGTCTATTATGGGAACATGGTGACTCCATCAGAG GCTTCCAGTCCCCCTGCAGTGTCATACGAGGCAGACAAAGGCTCCCTCTGGACCTTGTTGCTCACAAATCCAG ATGGACATTTGAGGGATGCAGACTCGGAGTACCTCCACTGGCTGGT GACCAACATCCCAGGCAGTGACATCAAGGCTGGTAAGGAGATGTGCCACTACCTGCcccccttccctgccatgggcacaggcTACCACCGCTTCATCTTCCTGCTCTTCAAGCAGCATGGTCCCATCGACTTCAGCCAGGACGCTCGGCCCACGCCGTG CTACAGCCTGAAGATGAGAACCTTTAGCACATTTGACTTCTACAGAAAACATAAGGATGCTATGACCCCGGCAGGGCTGGCATTTTTCCAGTGTCAGTGGGACAGCTCTGTCACTTCCACCTTCCATCAGCTGCTCA ACATGAGGGAGCCCGTGTTCGAGTTCGTGCGGCCGCCCCCCTACCACCCTCCGCAGGTGAAGTTCCCTCGGCACCAGCCCCTGAGGTACCTGGACAGGTACCGGGACACGGAGGAGCCCACCTATGGCATCTACTAG
- the ACOX1 gene encoding peroxisomal acyl-coenzyme A oxidase 1 isoform X2 gives MSVNADLRRERAAATFQPERLTHILDGGPERTRRRKEIEALVLNDPDFQHEDLNFLSRSQRYEQAIRKSSLMVMKLREYGIADPEEIYWFKSFVHRGRPEPLDLHLGMFLPTLLTQATPEQQDRFFMPAWNLEIIGTYAQTEMGHGTHLRGLETTATYDPSTQEFILNSPTVTSIKWWPGGLGKTSNHAIVLAQLYTQGQCKGLHAFIVPIRQLGTHEPLPGITVGDIGPKFGYDEMDNGYLKMDNFRIPRENMLMKYAQVEPDGTYVKPVSDKLTYGTMVFIRSLIVGDSARSLSRACTIAIRYSAVRHQSELKPGEPEPQILDYQTQQYKLFPLLATAYAFHFVGAYIKDTYHRINGDISKGDLSELPELHALTAGLKAFTSWTANAGIEECRMACGGHGYSRCSGIPDIYVTFTPSCTYEGENTVMMLQTARFLMKSYTQVTSGQQVSGMVSYLNDLSRQRIQPQHVAARTVTVRINDPTSLVEAYKSRAARLVESAAKNLQAELNHRKSKEDAWNRTSVDLVRASEAHCHYVVVKLFTAKLAEVGDAAVRAVLTDLCLLYALFGISRNAGDFLQAGILTSAQVTQVNQHVKELLAVIRPNAVALVDSFDFHDVHLGSVLGRYDGNVYENMFEWAKKSPLNKTQVHESFQKHLKPMQAKL, from the exons AGGCCTTAGTTCTTAATGACCCTGACTTCCAGCACGAGGATTTGAACTTCCTGTCCCGTAGCCAGCGCTATGAGCAAGCCATCAGGAAGAGCTCCTTGATGGTGATGAAGCTAAGGGAATATGGAATTGCAGATCCCGAGGAGATCTACTGGTTTAAAAG CTTTGTTCACCGTGGACGGCCTGAGCCTCTGGACCTTCACCTGGGCATGTTCCTCCCCACTCTTCTCACCCaggccaccccagagcagcaggatcgCTTCTTCATGCCTGCCTGGAACCTGGAGATCATTGGCACTTATGCCCAGACTGAAATGGGCCATG GGACTCATCTTCGGGGCCTGGAAACGACAGCCACGTACGACCCCTCTACACAGGAGTTCATCCTCAACAGCCCCACTGTCACCTCCATTAAGTGGTGGCCAGGTGGAC TTGGGAAGACGTCGAACCACGCCATCGTCCTGGCTCAGCTCTACACCCAGGGCCAGTGCAAAGGCCTGCACGCCTTCATTGTCCCCATCCGGCAGCTGGGCACACACGAGCCTCTGCCAG GTATTACAGTGGGTGACATTGGCCCCAAATTTGGCTATGATGAAATGGATAACGGCTACCTGAAAATGGACAACTTCCGAATTCCTCGGGAAAACATGCTGATGAAATATGCCCAG GTTGAACCAGATGGCACCTATGTGAAACCAGTCAGTGACAAGTTGACCTATGGCACCATGGTGTTCATCCGTTCCCTCATCGTGGGTGACTCTGCTCGCTCGCTGTCCCGGGCCTGCACCATCGCCATCCGCTACAGCGCCGTCAGACACCAGTCTGAGCTGAAGCCAGG GGAACCAGAACCCCAGATCCTGGATTATCAGACCCAGCAATACAAACTCTTTCCTCTCCTGGCAACAGCATATGCCTTCCATTTTGTGGGAGCCTACATAAAGGACACCTATCATCGTATCAATGGGGACATCAGCAAGGGGGACCTCAGTGAGCTGCCAGAG CTGCATGCCCTGACAGCGGGGCTGAAGGCGTTCACCTCCTGGACTGCCAATGCTGGCATTGAGGAATGTCGGATGGCGTGCGGCGGGCACGGCTACTCCCGCTGCAGTGGCATTCCCGACATCTATGTCACCTTCACCCCGTCCTGCACCTACGAGGGGGAGAACACCGTCATGATGCTGCAGACTGCCAG GTTCCTTATGAAAAGCTACACCCAGGTGACCTCTGGACAGCAGGTCAGTGGCATGGTGTCCTACCTGAACGACCTCTCCAGGCAGCGCATCCAGCCCCAGCACGTGGCTGCCAGGACTGTCACCGTGAGGATCAATGACCCCACCAGCTTGGTGGAGGCCTACAAGTCACGTGCTGCCCG GCTTGTAGAATCTGCAGCAAAGAatctgcaggctgagctgaaCCACAGAAAGAGCAAGGAGGATGCCTGGAACAGGACTTCTGTTGATCTTGTGCGGGCATCAGAG GCCCACTGTCACTATGTGGTGGTGAAGCTGTTCACAGCCAAGCTGGCCGAGGTCGGTGACGCCGCCGTCCGCGCGGTGCTGACCGACCTGTGCCTCCTCTACGCCCTGTTCGGCATCAGCAGGAACGCAGGAGATTTCCTGCAG GCCGGTATCTTGACCAGTGCCCAAGTAACCCAAGTGAACCAACACGTGAAGGAGCTCCTGGCTGTCATTCGTCCCAATGCAGTGGCACTGGTGGACTCCTTTGACTTCCATGATGTCCATCTGGGGTCTGTGCTTGGCCGCTACGACGGCAATGTCTACGAGAACATGTTTGAGTGGGCAAAGAAATCCCCACTGAACAAAACACAG GTTCATGAGTCTTTCCAGAAACACCTGAAGCCAATGCAAGCCAAGCTGTGA
- the ACOX1 gene encoding peroxisomal acyl-coenzyme A oxidase 1 isoform X1 yields the protein MSVNADLRRERAAATFQPERLTHILDGGPERTRRRKEIEALVLNDPDFQHEDLNFLSRSQRYEQAIRKSSLMVMKLREYGIADPEEIYWFKRTCLGNFPEPLGLHFSMFHKTIETQTSAAQKEKWLPLVRGVKIIGTYAQTEMGHGTHLRGLETTATYDPSTQEFILNSPTVTSIKWWPGGLGKTSNHAIVLAQLYTQGQCKGLHAFIVPIRQLGTHEPLPGITVGDIGPKFGYDEMDNGYLKMDNFRIPRENMLMKYAQVEPDGTYVKPVSDKLTYGTMVFIRSLIVGDSARSLSRACTIAIRYSAVRHQSELKPGEPEPQILDYQTQQYKLFPLLATAYAFHFVGAYIKDTYHRINGDISKGDLSELPELHALTAGLKAFTSWTANAGIEECRMACGGHGYSRCSGIPDIYVTFTPSCTYEGENTVMMLQTARFLMKSYTQVTSGQQVSGMVSYLNDLSRQRIQPQHVAARTVTVRINDPTSLVEAYKSRAARLVESAAKNLQAELNHRKSKEDAWNRTSVDLVRASEAHCHYVVVKLFTAKLAEVGDAAVRAVLTDLCLLYALFGISRNAGDFLQAGILTSAQVTQVNQHVKELLAVIRPNAVALVDSFDFHDVHLGSVLGRYDGNVYENMFEWAKKSPLNKTQVHESFQKHLKPMQAKL from the exons AGGCCTTAGTTCTTAATGACCCTGACTTCCAGCACGAGGATTTGAACTTCCTGTCCCGTAGCCAGCGCTATGAGCAAGCCATCAGGAAGAGCTCCTTGATGGTGATGAAGCTAAGGGAATATGGAATTGCAGATCCCGAGGAGATCTACTGGTTTAAAAG AACATGCTTGGGCAATTTTCCTGAACCTTTGGGTCTCCACTTCAGCATGTTTCACAAAACCATAGAGACCCAAACGTCTGCTGCTCAGAAGGAGAAGTGGCTGCCCCTGGTCCGTGGAGTCAAGATAATTGGCACCTACGCCCAAACCGAAATGGGACATG GGACTCATCTTCGGGGCCTGGAAACGACAGCCACGTACGACCCCTCTACACAGGAGTTCATCCTCAACAGCCCCACTGTCACCTCCATTAAGTGGTGGCCAGGTGGAC TTGGGAAGACGTCGAACCACGCCATCGTCCTGGCTCAGCTCTACACCCAGGGCCAGTGCAAAGGCCTGCACGCCTTCATTGTCCCCATCCGGCAGCTGGGCACACACGAGCCTCTGCCAG GTATTACAGTGGGTGACATTGGCCCCAAATTTGGCTATGATGAAATGGATAACGGCTACCTGAAAATGGACAACTTCCGAATTCCTCGGGAAAACATGCTGATGAAATATGCCCAG GTTGAACCAGATGGCACCTATGTGAAACCAGTCAGTGACAAGTTGACCTATGGCACCATGGTGTTCATCCGTTCCCTCATCGTGGGTGACTCTGCTCGCTCGCTGTCCCGGGCCTGCACCATCGCCATCCGCTACAGCGCCGTCAGACACCAGTCTGAGCTGAAGCCAGG GGAACCAGAACCCCAGATCCTGGATTATCAGACCCAGCAATACAAACTCTTTCCTCTCCTGGCAACAGCATATGCCTTCCATTTTGTGGGAGCCTACATAAAGGACACCTATCATCGTATCAATGGGGACATCAGCAAGGGGGACCTCAGTGAGCTGCCAGAG CTGCATGCCCTGACAGCGGGGCTGAAGGCGTTCACCTCCTGGACTGCCAATGCTGGCATTGAGGAATGTCGGATGGCGTGCGGCGGGCACGGCTACTCCCGCTGCAGTGGCATTCCCGACATCTATGTCACCTTCACCCCGTCCTGCACCTACGAGGGGGAGAACACCGTCATGATGCTGCAGACTGCCAG GTTCCTTATGAAAAGCTACACCCAGGTGACCTCTGGACAGCAGGTCAGTGGCATGGTGTCCTACCTGAACGACCTCTCCAGGCAGCGCATCCAGCCCCAGCACGTGGCTGCCAGGACTGTCACCGTGAGGATCAATGACCCCACCAGCTTGGTGGAGGCCTACAAGTCACGTGCTGCCCG GCTTGTAGAATCTGCAGCAAAGAatctgcaggctgagctgaaCCACAGAAAGAGCAAGGAGGATGCCTGGAACAGGACTTCTGTTGATCTTGTGCGGGCATCAGAG GCCCACTGTCACTATGTGGTGGTGAAGCTGTTCACAGCCAAGCTGGCCGAGGTCGGTGACGCCGCCGTCCGCGCGGTGCTGACCGACCTGTGCCTCCTCTACGCCCTGTTCGGCATCAGCAGGAACGCAGGAGATTTCCTGCAG GCCGGTATCTTGACCAGTGCCCAAGTAACCCAAGTGAACCAACACGTGAAGGAGCTCCTGGCTGTCATTCGTCCCAATGCAGTGGCACTGGTGGACTCCTTTGACTTCCATGATGTCCATCTGGGGTCTGTGCTTGGCCGCTACGACGGCAATGTCTACGAGAACATGTTTGAGTGGGCAAAGAAATCCCCACTGAACAAAACACAG GTTCATGAGTCTTTCCAGAAACACCTGAAGCCAATGCAAGCCAAGCTGTGA